In a genomic window of Mus musculus strain C57BL/6J chromosome 7 genomic patch of type FIX, GRCm38.p6 PATCHES MG3251_PATCH:
- the Pwwp2b gene encoding PWWP domain-containing protein 2B isoform 1 (isoform 1 is encoded by transcript variant 1) — MEPRAGCRLPVRVEQVVNGALVVTVSCGERSFAGILLDCTKKSGLFGLSPSTLLPLADNSSAVSCHGQAPEEGTGEVMQLETGPLHPHHKDPEKDQPPKTAVSEPPPPLIPPVPAGNLPPFPPYFEGAPFPHPLWLRNTYQQWVPQPPPRTIKRTRRRLSRNRDPGRLILSTIRLRPRQVLCEKCKSTVSPQEASPSPLNTPKPRRRLGSGPDSEHRKPEEPEDSAVIATAAPRRSKREKREEDRVAGERVPRSPVIKISYSTPQGKGEVVKIPSRVHGSVEPFCPQQSLQNGSQDSEVSRDVEPRGGGDRPPSGSSASIPKLKLTRPVPPISDLPPPKIRLKPHRLGDGEHEPLYRAELVEELNGCPRGPLVSSPALFADGSSHGLEDLSSGSSGEDDDLKRFPQGKHGRDGLAFLVDCPGRRTDCTSESVCSTDSLDELKSSGSEVTSPDTGDLSSGDSASVPSSSADTRQTVPPLTVRLHTQSVSRCVTEDGRTVAVGDIVWGKIHGFPWWPARVLDISLGQKEDGEPSWQEAKVSWFGSPTTSFLSISKLSPFSEFFKLRFNRKKKGMYRKAITEAANATQHVAPEIRELLTQFEM; from the coding sequence GTCTGGCCTCTTTGGCCTGTCTCCATCTACTCTACTGCCTCTGGCTGACAACTCCTCTGCCGTCAGCTGTCATGGCCAGGCTCCCGAGGAGGGAACTGGAGAAgtgatgcagctagagacaggacctCTGCATCCTCACCACAAAGACCCTGAGAAGGATCAGCCTCCCAAGACAGCTGTGTCTGAGCCGCCCCCACCTCTCATACCACCTGTGCCTGCCGGGAACCTGCCTCCCTTTCCACCATACTTTGAGGGTGCCCCCTTCCCTCACCCACTATGGCTGAGGAACACCTACCAGCAGTGGGTGCCGCAGCCCCCACCCAGGACCATCAAGCGGACCCGTCGGCGACTCTCCAGAAACCGGGATCCTGGAAGACTCATTCTTAGCACAATCCGCCTGCGGCCACGTCAGGTACTGTGTGAGAAGTGCAAGAGTACTGTGAGTCCTCAAGAGGCCAGTCCCAGCCCCCTGAACACCCCCAAACCCCGCCGGAGGCTAGGCAGTGGCCCTGACAGTGAACACCGAAAGCCAGAGGAACCAGAAGACAGCGCTGTCATAGCTACAGCTGCCCcgaggaggagcaagagggagaagcgGGAAGAGGACAGGGTTGCTGGAGAGCGTGTTCCGAGAAGCCCAGTCATCAAGATCTCCTACAGCACACCACAGGGTAAGGGTGAGGTGGTCAAGATTCCATCCAGAGTGCATGGCTCCGTGGAGCCCTTCTGCCCGCAACAGTCTCTACAGAATGGCAGCCAGGACTCAGAGGTATCAAGGGATGTGGAGCCCAGGGGTGGTGGAGACCGACCACCCAGCGGGTCTTCAGCCTCCATCCCCAAGCTAAAGCTGACTCGCCCAGTGCCTCCTATCTCTGACCTGCCACCTCCCAAAATCCGCCTGAAGCCCCACCGGCTGGGGGATGGAGAGCATGAACCCCTTTACCGGGCTGAGCTGGTGGAGGAGCTGAACGGATGCCCACGAGGCCCGCTGGTCAGCTCCCCTGCTCTCTTTGCCGATGGCTCTAGCCATGGGCTAGAGGACTTGTCTTCTGGAAGTTCTGGTGAGGACGATGACCTCAAGAGGTTTCCCCAAGGTAAACATGGCCGTGATGGCTTGGCTTTTCTTGTGGACTGCCCTGGGAGGAGAACAGATTGTACCAGTGAATCTGTGTGCAGCACGGACAGCCTGGATGAATTAAAATCATCTGGTTCAGAAGTGACATCTCCAGACACAGGAGACCTGTCATCTGGTGACAGTGCCTCTGTTCCTTCATCTTCTGCTGACACTCGCCAGACAGTCCCTCCCCTCACGGTCAGGCTGCACACGCAGAGCGTCTCACGGTGTGTGACTGAAGATGGAAGGACGGTGGCTGTAGGGGACATTGTGTGGGGTAAGATTCATGGTTTTCCTTGGTGGCCAGCGCGTGTCCTTGACATCAGCCTTGGCCAGAAGGAGGATGGAGAGCCCTCTTGGCAAGAAGCGAAAGTCTCATGGTTTGGGTCTCCAACTACATCATTCTTGTCTATTTCAAAACTGTCCCCTTTCTCTGAATTTTTCAAACTGAGATTTAACCGTAAGAAGAAGGGGATGTATCGGAAAGCTATAACTGAGGCTGCAAATGCCACACAACACGTGGCCCCAGAAATAAGGGAGCTCTTGACCCAGTTTGAAATGTAA
- the Pwwp2b gene encoding PWWP domain-containing protein 2B isoform 2 (isoform 2 is encoded by transcript variant 2), producing the protein MEPRAGCRLPVRVEQVVNGALVVTVSCGERSFAGILLDCTKKSGLFGLSPSTLLPLADNSSAVSCHGQAPEEGTGEVMQLETGPLHPHHKDPEKDQPPKTAVSEPPPPLIPPVPAGNLPPFPPYFEGAPFPHPLWLRNTYQQWVPQPPPRTIKRTRRRLSRNRDPGRLILSTIRLRPRQVLCEKCKSTVSPQEASPSPLNTPKPRRRLGSGPDSEHRKPEEPEDSAVIATAAPRRSKREKREEDRVAGERVPRSPVIKISYSTPQGKGEVVKIPSRVHGSVEPFCPQQSLQNGSQDSEVSRDVEPRGGGDRPPSGSSASIPKLKLTRPVPPISDLPPPKIRLKPHRLGDGEHEPLYRAELVEELNGCPRGPLVSSPALFADGSSHGLEDLSSGSSGEDDDLKRFPQGKHGRDGLAFLVDCPGRRTDCTSESVCSTDSLDELKSSGSEVTSPDTGDLSSGDSASVPSSSADTRQTVPPLTVRLHTQSVSRCVTEDGRTVAVGDIVWGHRQ; encoded by the coding sequence GTCTGGCCTCTTTGGCCTGTCTCCATCTACTCTACTGCCTCTGGCTGACAACTCCTCTGCCGTCAGCTGTCATGGCCAGGCTCCCGAGGAGGGAACTGGAGAAgtgatgcagctagagacaggacctCTGCATCCTCACCACAAAGACCCTGAGAAGGATCAGCCTCCCAAGACAGCTGTGTCTGAGCCGCCCCCACCTCTCATACCACCTGTGCCTGCCGGGAACCTGCCTCCCTTTCCACCATACTTTGAGGGTGCCCCCTTCCCTCACCCACTATGGCTGAGGAACACCTACCAGCAGTGGGTGCCGCAGCCCCCACCCAGGACCATCAAGCGGACCCGTCGGCGACTCTCCAGAAACCGGGATCCTGGAAGACTCATTCTTAGCACAATCCGCCTGCGGCCACGTCAGGTACTGTGTGAGAAGTGCAAGAGTACTGTGAGTCCTCAAGAGGCCAGTCCCAGCCCCCTGAACACCCCCAAACCCCGCCGGAGGCTAGGCAGTGGCCCTGACAGTGAACACCGAAAGCCAGAGGAACCAGAAGACAGCGCTGTCATAGCTACAGCTGCCCcgaggaggagcaagagggagaagcgGGAAGAGGACAGGGTTGCTGGAGAGCGTGTTCCGAGAAGCCCAGTCATCAAGATCTCCTACAGCACACCACAGGGTAAGGGTGAGGTGGTCAAGATTCCATCCAGAGTGCATGGCTCCGTGGAGCCCTTCTGCCCGCAACAGTCTCTACAGAATGGCAGCCAGGACTCAGAGGTATCAAGGGATGTGGAGCCCAGGGGTGGTGGAGACCGACCACCCAGCGGGTCTTCAGCCTCCATCCCCAAGCTAAAGCTGACTCGCCCAGTGCCTCCTATCTCTGACCTGCCACCTCCCAAAATCCGCCTGAAGCCCCACCGGCTGGGGGATGGAGAGCATGAACCCCTTTACCGGGCTGAGCTGGTGGAGGAGCTGAACGGATGCCCACGAGGCCCGCTGGTCAGCTCCCCTGCTCTCTTTGCCGATGGCTCTAGCCATGGGCTAGAGGACTTGTCTTCTGGAAGTTCTGGTGAGGACGATGACCTCAAGAGGTTTCCCCAAGGTAAACATGGCCGTGATGGCTTGGCTTTTCTTGTGGACTGCCCTGGGAGGAGAACAGATTGTACCAGTGAATCTGTGTGCAGCACGGACAGCCTGGATGAATTAAAATCATCTGGTTCAGAAGTGACATCTCCAGACACAGGAGACCTGTCATCTGGTGACAGTGCCTCTGTTCCTTCATCTTCTGCTGACACTCGCCAGACAGTCCCTCCCCTCACGGTCAGGCTGCACACGCAGAGCGTCTCACGGTGTGTGACTGAAGATGGAAGGACGGTGGCTGTAGGGGACATTGTGTGGG